The sequence TTTCGTGAACAAAATTTCAAATCTTACAAAGTTTGTGGATGATGTTTCATATATCAATATTTGTGGATGGGTTTTTCGTAGGACAAGCTTCTCATATTCCCAATCATCTTACCATTGTTCTTCTAATatgtaaaaacatatataatatatgaaaaagtttattttttgttttttattttgatattcatatatgtattctttgatattttataaaattttaaatgtttatttattagttatttttatgGACATTGAAAGTGTGGATATTCGTTTTGTTGATAGGATGATTGTTGCTAGGGCTAGAGTGCATAATTGAAAGTTTGGGGCGAAATCAACAGGATCTATAAGTAAATTAAAGAATTTTGGGGTCAAATTGCAGATATCTGAAGCTTAAAGGACCAGATGTGTAAAAATAAGGAACTTGAACATTGTTGCTCGAGCTTTCCCTATGCAACTGAATTGGAGACGAAGAGGCAGCCACAACGATCCGACGGTTGAATGAACTGATGGTTGCGAGGCTAAATCCAGTGTGAAGAAGCATACACAGGTGAGGCCGACTTGGacggttctttttttttttgaaagaatgttaaattttattcctCAAAAAAACCTTTTTACACAATGAGTGCATCCCCTTATCTAAATCTTTTCTCTATACCTTCATGAAAATACTACTATTTCTAGAGATATTTACATACGAGTACCAAACCAAACTTGTAAAGAGCCCTCCATTCCCTTCACACACTTAGATCTTAACAGACTGAGCTTGTTTCTCACATTCTTATCAACCAGCTTCTTCAAAACATTCACTGGGATCAGCTTCTCATCATGTTTCACTTTGTTCCTCTCTCTCCATATTGTGTATAATGCAGTTTGAAAAGCATACCGAAGACAGAATAGCTTCATCTTCCCAAGATTCCCTCCAGTAGCGATTCTATTCATGATCACAGACCAAGAATTTGAGAACAAGTTACCCATAATCCCATTAGCAAGACTCTCCCAGATCTGCCCTGAATAAGAACACTCAAAGAACAAATGGTCTCTGCTTACGCAAGCACTCTTACATAATACACATGTCTCATCCACCCCTGGGTTCCACTGAGCAATTCTATCCATCGTAGATAGTCTGTTTAAGTTTGCCAGCCAAGCCATGAACGCATACTTAGGTGTTGCCCGAGAGAACCAAACTCCTCGAGTCCATTCACATTTCGCCTTCCCCTCACGAACTAATCTCCATGTTTCAGATGTTGAGAAAGATCTATTATATCCTGATTCTCTTCTCCGCTGACTCACATCATCCAACTCTTCACTATGAATGTCTCTCATGCTTCTTAACTCCTCCTCAATCTCATTTAGCAACCCCACCCGATGTCTTCTTCTACCTCGAGGATTAAAAACAGCTTCTTCAACAGTGGCTTCTTTGCGAATTCCCATATCTATAACCCTCTCTCACCCAATTGATCATAGATAACACCCCGATCACTCCACTTATCAAACCAGAAGGAAATATGACGCCCATTACCCACCTCCTTCCGATAGAAAATCTTTGCTAACTCTCTGAGCTTCAGCAACTTCCTCCACATCCAAGACCCATTTTGAGTTTTCATATTCACTTCCCAAAAACGTTTCTTCTTCAGCAAACTAGTCTTTACCCATTTACTCCATAATGACTTCCCAACCAACAGCCTCCAGATTAACTTCAGCCCACATACTGTGTTTACTTCTTTCAATACTCTTATA comes from Brassica rapa cultivar Chiifu-401-42 chromosome A02, CAAS_Brap_v3.01, whole genome shotgun sequence and encodes:
- the LOC103848875 gene encoding uncharacterized protein LOC103848875, which gives rise to MGIRKEATVEEAVFNPRGRRRHRVGLLNEIEEELRSMRDIHSEELDDVSQRRRESGYNRSFSTSETWRLVREGKAKCEWTRGVWFSRATPKYAFMAWLANLNRLSTMDRIAQWNPGVDETCVLCKSACVSRDHLFFECSYSGQIWESLANGIMGNLFSNSWSVIMNRIATGGNLGKMKLFCLRYAFQTALYTIWRERNKVKHDEKLIPVNVLKKLVDKNVRNKLSLLRSKCVKGMEGSLQVWFGTRM